The following are encoded together in the Brassica napus cultivar Da-Ae chromosome A9, Da-Ae, whole genome shotgun sequence genome:
- the LOC106451581 gene encoding protein FATTY ACID EXPORT 1, chloroplastic translates to MAAKISQLACFSSTNRQFNFQNRSFPNLRLRPESFVVRCVDGNSSETPASLSYAAEVSKPFVEKTSTVDETTTGKEEHVGSTQPKRAAKIHDFCFGIPYGGLVMSGGLLGFAFSRNHTSLSTGVLYGGGLLALSTLSMKIWRQGKSSFPYILGQAVLSAVVFWKNFTAYSMTKKLFPAGLFAVVSAAMLCFYSYVVLSGGNPPPKKLKPSATTSPSY, encoded by the exons ATGGCAGCGAAGATCTCCCAGCTTGCGTGTTTCTCCTCCACCAACCGCCAATTCAACTTCCAGAACCGATCGTTTCCAAACCTTAGGCTCCGCCCCGAG TCTTTTGTAGTTAGATGCGTTGATGGGAACAGCTCGGAAACACCAGCTTCTCTGAGCTATGCAGCTGAGGTTTCGAAACCTTTCGTTGAGAAAACATCTACAGTGGATGAAACTACTACGGGTAAAGAGGAACATGTTGGCTCAACACAGCCTAAAAGAGCAGCGAAGattcatgacttctgttttggCATTCCTTATG GTGGTCTGGTTATGAGTGGGGGATTGCTTGGATTTGCGTTTTCAAGAAATCATACAAGTTTAAGTACTGGGGTTCTCTATGGTGGTGGCCTTCTAGCTCTTAGTACGCTGAGCATGAAGATTTGGCGACAGGGAAAATCTAGTTTCCCTTATATTCTAGGTCAAGCAG TGCTTTCAGCTGTTGTCTTCTGGAAGAACTTCACAGCTTACTCTATG ACTAAGAAGCTCTTTCCTGCTGGGCTATTTGCTGTCGTCAG TGCTGCCATGTTGTGTTTCTATTCGTACGTGGTGCTCTCTGGAGGAAACCCACCTCCAAAGAAACTTAAACCATCTGCTACTACTAGTCCTTCATACTGA
- the LOC106451582 gene encoding eukaryotic translation initiation factor 3 subunit E has product MAEIKENYDLTPRVAPNLDRHLVFPILEFLQERQLYPDEQILKFKIELLNKTNMVDYAMDIHKSLYHTEDAPQDMVERRAEVVARLKSLEEAAAPLVTFLLNPAAVQELRADKQFNLQMLKERYQIGPDQIEALYQYAKFQFECGNYSGAADYLYQYRTLCSNLERSLSALWGKLASEILMQNWDIAFEELNRVKDIIDSKSFASPLNQVQNRIWLMHWGLYIFFNHDNGRTQIIDLFNQDKYLNAIQTSAPHLLRYLATAFIVNKRKRPQLKEFIKVIQQEHYSYKDPIVEFLACVFVNYDFDGAQKKMKECEEVIVNDPFLGKRVENGNFSTVPLRDEFLENARLFIFETYCRIHQRIDMGVLAEKLNLNYEEAERWIVNLIRTSKLDAKIDSESGTVIMEPTQPNVHEQLINHTKALSGRTYKLVTQLLEHTQGQAAR; this is encoded by the exons ATGGCGGAAATCAAAGAGAACTATGACCTGACACCACGAGTAGCTCCCAACCTAGACAGACACCTTGTGTTCCCCATACTCGAGTTCCTCCAAGAGCGTCAGCTTTACCCCGATGAGCAGATCCTCAAGTTCAAGATCGAGCTTTTGAACAAGACCAACATGGTTGATTACGCAATGGACATCCACAAGAGTCTTTACCACACCGAAGACGCTCCTCAAG ATATGGTGGAGAGGAGAGCTGAGGTTGTGGCGAGGCTCAAGTCTCTGGAGGAGGCTGCTGCACCGCTCGTGACTTTCCTTTTGAACCCTGCTGCTGTTCAGGAGCTTAGGGCTGATAAGCAGTTTAATCTCCAGATGCTGAAGGAACGCTACCAG ATTGGTCCGGACCAGATTGAGGCGTTGTATCAGTACGCCAAGTTTCAGTTTGAGTGTGGTAACTATTCTGGTGCTGCTGATTACCTTTACCAGTACAGGACCCTTTGCTCTAACCTTGAGAGAAGTTTGAGCGCCTTGTGGGGAAAGCTTGCATCTGAGATATTGATGCAGAACTGGGACATTGCATTTGAAGAGCTTAACCGTGTTAAAGATATTATTGACTCAAAG agTTTTGCATCGCCGTTAAACCAGGTGCAGAACAGGATTTGGTTGATGCATTGGGGTCTCTATATCTTCTTTAACCATGACAACGGAAGGACACAGATCATTGATCTTTTTAACCAAGACAA GTATCTGAATGCCATACAAACTAGTGCTCCACACTTGCTGCGTTACTTGGCAACTGCTTTCATTGTCAACAAAAGGAAAAGGCCTCAACTGAAAGAGTTCATTAAGGTCATTCAGCAAGAGCACTACTCCTACAAAGATCCTATTGTCGAGTTCTTGGCATGTGTGTTTGTCAATTATGACTTCGATGGGGCtcaaaagaagatgaaagagtgTGAAGAG GTCATTGTGAACGATCCATTCCTTGGAAAGCGAGTAGAGAATGGGAACTTTTCAACTGTTCCATTGAGAGATGAGTTTCTAGAAAATGCCCGCCTCTTTATCTTCGAAACCTATTGCAGAATTCATCAGCGAATAGACATGGG GGTGCTTGCTGAGAAATTGAATCTGAACTATGAGGAGGCAGAGAGATGGATTGTAAACCTTATCCGCACCTCAAAGCTTGATGCCAAGATTGATTCCGAGTCAGGAACCGTAATCATGGAGCCTACTCAGCCCAACGT GCATGAGCAGTTGATTAACCACACCAAAGCCTTGTCAGGACGGACTTACAAGTTAGTGACTCAGCTCTTAGAACACACACAAGGACAAGCAGCTCGTTAA
- the LOC106451586 gene encoding glucan endo-1,3-beta-glucosidase, acidic isoform-like — protein sequence MKMSESRILYLSPMLLILLSLLMASFLDTTAAQIGVCYGMSGDPRPSPSDVVALYKRRNIQRMRLYAPDADALNALRNSDIELILDVPKTDLERVASSQAEADAWVQNNVKNYDGVRFRYITVGNEVKPSESAGSILFQAMQNIDNAVSGAGLAIKVSTSIDMGATTDTYPPSNGRFTDEYKNFLQPVIEFLVSKQSPLLLNNYPYFSYKDNMNSIPLEYALFKPTPVVNDDPYSYTNLFDANLDAVYAALEKSGGGSLEIVVSESGWPTEGGAGTSVENAMTYVNNLIQHVKGGTPRKPGKAIETYIFAMFDENQKGPPELEKFWGMFLPSQQPKYDVNFS from the exons ATGAAAATGTCTGAATCAAGGATCTTATACTTATCACCAATGTTGCTGATTCTTCTCAGCCTTCTAATGGCTTCCTTCTTAGACACCACGG CTGCACAAATCGGAGTATGCTACGGGATGTCAGGCGATCCCCGGCCAAGTCCCTCGGACGTTGTGGCTCTTTACAAGCGGAGAAACATTCAGCGGATGCGGCTTTACGCTCCAGACGCAGATGCTCTCAACGCTCTCCGCAACTCCGACATCGAGCTCATCCTCGACGTTCCCAAAACAGACCTCGAACGTGTCGCCTCCAGCCAAGCGGAGGCCGACGCGTGGGTCCAAAACAACGTCAAGAACTACGACGGTGTCAGGTTCCGTTACATCACGGTGGGAAACGAGGTGAAACCCTCGGAGTCAGCCGGTAGTATTCTCTTCCAGGCCATGCAAAACATCGATAACGCGGTTTCTGGAGCAGGCCTCGCGATCAAGGTGTCCACGTCTATAGACATGGGAGCCACCACGGACACGTACCCTCCATCGAACGGTAGATTCACGGATGAGTACAAGAACTTTCTCCAACCGGTGATAGAATTCTTGGTAAGCAAGCAATCTCCTCTGCTTTTGAATAACTACCCTTACTTCAGCTACAAGGACAACATGAACTCCATCCCCCTTGAGTACGCTTTGTTCAAACCGACCCCTGTAGTCAATGACGACCCATACTCTTACACAAACCTCTTCGACGCCAATCTTGACGCGGTCTACGCAGCACTGGAGAAATCAGGCGGAGGGTCGTTGGAAATCGTGGTGTCGGAGAGTGGTTGGCCCACGGAGGGAGGAGCAGGGACTAGCGTGGAGAATGCTATGACTTATGTTAATAATTTGATACAACATGTGAAGGGTGGAACTCCGAGAAAGCCAGGGAAAGCTATAGAGACTTATATATTCGCTATGTTCGATGAGAATCAGAAGGGTCCTCCTGAGCTTGAGAAGTTTTGGGGGATGTTTCTTCCTAGTCAACAGCCTAAGTATGATGTTAATTTCAGCTAA